TGTCGAGCACTGGTCCAACGCGCTGCACTCCGGGCCGGCCGCGGCGCGCGCGATGCTGGGCCAGGACGTGCGCTACGACCGGCTCCCGTACTTCTTCACCGACCAGTACGACCTGGGCATGGAGTACCGCGGCTGGGCCCCGCGCGGGACGTACGACCAGGTGGTGATCCGCGGCGACGGCGACAAGCGCGAGTTCCTCGCGTTCTGGTTGCGCGACAGCCGCGTCCTGGCCGCCATGAACGTCAACATCTGGGACGCCAACGACCACCTCGACGCCCTCGTCCGAGCCGGCCTATCCGGCACCCCCGCCAACCCCAACCTCCTCCCCTAGCCCCCGCCCTCCCCCGTCGCGCCCTCCTCCGTCGCGCGTGGCCCGCCGCGCCCCGCCGCGCCCGCGCCTCGCGCCCCGCCGCGCCCGCGCCTCGCGCCCCCTCTCCTCGTCGATCAAGGGCATATGGTCGTGCTTTGATCTCCGATCCACGACCATATGTCCTTGATCGACGGCCTTTTCCTTGATCGGCGCGGTGGCGGCGGCACCCCGCCGTGCGCCGGCACCCCGCCGTGCGCCGGCACCGCCGCACGCCGCCGCCCGGCCACGCCGTCGATCAAGGGCTTTCGCGTCGATCAAGGGCATATGGTCGTGGATCGGAGATCAAACCACGACCATTCGCCCTTGATCGACGGGCAAGCCCTTGATCGACGAGGGAGCCCTTGATCGGCGAGGGAAAGCGGCGGCCGGACGGCGTGGACCGGCGGTGGGGCGGCGGGATGGTAGGACGATGGGCGGTCAGGTCGAGACGGGTTGCAGTCCGGCGACGAAGGCGGCGAACTCGGCCCGCTGCGCCTCGGTCATCGGCTCCTTCGGGACCGTGATCGCCTGGATCTTGCTGAACATCACGTACCAGGCGTCCGGGTCTCGATGACCTTCCCGAGGCCGGCCCAGCGGAAGCGCGTCTCGGCGAGCGGGTAAGTCACCGTGATCCACTCGTCGTCCATGGTCAGGTGCAGGCCCTCCCGGATGACGTTCGACTGCATGCCCACCGCCCGGGACACCGTGATCGGCCCGATCGCCACCGCGAAGAACAACCCGAGGAAGACGACGCCGTAGGAGAGCACCACCGACGGGTCCAGGGCCACCAGGAGCAGGCCGAGGAGGACCAGCGCCACGCCGATGAGGCGGACGCGCTGCGTCTGCGGGCGCAGGACGAAGGTGAGCGTGCGCCGCAGCCGCGCCTCGTCGTACGGGACCCACACGGAAATCTGCATCCGCCGATCCTAGGGCCTGTGTCGCAGTGGATGACCGGGCTGCGGCGGACCCAGGCGGCGGTCCGGCCCCCACTGCGACACAGGCCCTAGAGAGCCCCACGGTACCGGGCGACGGCGGCGGTCGTCCGGCTGCCGCCGAGGCCGACGACGCCGACCAGGTCGCCGTCGCGGTGGTAGCCGACGACGACGTCGCCGTCCAGGTCGCCGTCCAGTACGCGGATGCCGCCGGCGCCGAGCGCGGGGCGCCGATGGCTTGCAGGCGCTCGGCGTACTGGTCGCTCCAGAAGGTCGGCAGCGGGGCGAACGGGGCGCCGTCGAGCGGCGTGCCGGACAGGCCCGCGACCAGCGTGCGGGCGGCACGCTTGGCGGTGTCGCCGGGGATGCTCCAGTGCTCGACCCGGCGGGGTACGCCGTCGTAGCGGGCGTTCGGGAACCGGGCGACGTCGCCGACCGCCACCGCGTACGGCAGTCCTTCGACGCGGAGGTGGCCGTCGCAGAGCACGCCGTCGGACAGGTCGAGGCCGTTGCCGGCGAGCCATTCGGTGTTGGACTGCGAGCCGACGGCCTCCACCACGACGTCGCAGGACAGCGCGGCGCCGTCGTCGAGGATCACCTTGCCGGTCTCGAACCGGTCCACGGTCCGTCCCAAGTGGAACCTCACGCCCCGGCTCTGGTGGCGGCGCAGCAGGGCGGCGGCCAGCGGCTCGCCGAGCGGGCCGACCATCGGCAGCGGCAGCGGGTCGACGACGGTCACCTCGGCGCCGAGGTGACGGGCCGTGGCGGCCACCTCGCAGCCGATGAACCCGGCGCCGACGACCACCAGCCGTACCCCCGGGGTGAGCGCGGCGCGCAGCCGCACAGCGTCGTCGAGCGTGCGCAGCACGAGCCCGCCGGGGCCTGCGCCCTGCTGGCCGGCTCGCTCCGCTCGCGTCGTCCCCGGCTGCCGGCTCAATTCGGGCTGATCGCTCCGCGCCCAGCCCTGAATTGATCCGGCCCCGGGACGGGCAGCCGGCGCGGCCGCAGCCCGGTCGCCACGACGAGCCCGTCGAACGGCAGCGGCTCACCGTCTCCGAGGGTCAGCACACGAGTAGTGAGGTCTACTGTGGACGCTTTAACACCGAGCCGCCAGGTCACGTCGGCGACGCTGGCCCGCGGCCGGAACGCCAGTGAGTCGAACGGCGCCGCGCCGGCGAGGGCCTCTTTGGACAGTGGCGGCCGGTTGTACGGCATGTACGGTTCGGCGCCGATGACCACAATCTCGCCGGTCCAGCCGGCGGCGCGCAGTTGCTCGGCCGCGCGCAGGCCACCCAGCGAGGCGCCGACGATCGCGATCCGCTCAGCCATCGATCCGGATCGCCTGCAGTGGACAGACGTCGGCGGCCTCCTCCACCGCGTCCCGCAGCGCCCCGTCCGGCTCGGCGACGAAGCCCAGCTTGCCGGCGTCGTCGAGGTGGAAGACCTCGGGCGCGGCGAACACGCACTGGCCGTGGTCCTGGCACTTGGCAAGGTCGACGACGACCCTCATTGCGACCCCCTACGAGGTGGGCGGACGCCGCGGAACTCCCAGTCACCGCCGAGCGCGGTGGACAGGACCTCCTCGGACTCGGTGGGTTGGGCTCCGCAGTCGGCGCGGACGGGCGTGGGCCGGTGACGATGTGGTTGGTCAGCTTCCCGAGGCCCTCGACCTCGACCTCGACCACGTCGCCGGGCTGGACGGGACGGGAGCGGGCCGGCGTGCCGGACAGCAGGACGTCGCCGGGGTACAGGGTGATGGTGCGGGCGATGTCGGCGACGAGGTAGTGCATGTCCCAGGTCATCTCGTCGGTCGAGCCGTCCTGGACGACGGCGCCGTTGACGTACGTGCGCAGCCGCTTGCCGCGGAAGTCCCAGTCGGTCACCAGGCCGGGCCCGAGCGGGCACAGCGTGTCCGAGCCCTTGACCCGCAGCATCGATCCGGCGTCGGTGTCACGGAAGTCGTGCAGGCCGTAGTCGTTCGCGATGGTGTAGCCGGCGATGTGGGCGCCGGCCTCGGCGGGCGCGACGTTGCGGCAGGTGCGGCCGATGACGATGGCGACCTCGCCCTCGTAGTTGAGGTACTTGCAGCCCGCCGGCCGCACGATCGCGCCGCCGTGGGCGTTGAGCGACGAGGTGGGCTTGTGGAAGTACGTGGGCGCGGCCGGCAGGGTGGTCATGAACTCCTCGACCCGGCTGCGGTGGTTGAGGTGCACCGCCACGATCTTGGTGGGCACCACGGGCGGCAGATGGGTGGCCGTTTCGGCGAGGACGCGGCGGCCGTCGCCGGCGACCAGTTCCTCGCCGTCGCGGACGACGTCGACGACGGCCCCGTCGAGCAGGATCCTGCGGTATTCGGGCATCCTCAGCTCCAGCCGTGCGGGGGGCGGTCGAACCAGACGTGCACCTGGCCGGTGCCGACCGCGTTCTCGTACTCGCTGTAGAGGCGGCCGGGCGCCGTGCACCGCTGCTCGCCGAGCGCGCCGATCATCATCAGGTAGTGGCCGAACCGGGCCTCCGGCTTGACCTTCAGAAACTCCGGCATGGTGGAAAGGACCAGGTCGTGCCGGCCCTGCTCGAACCAGCCGATGCGCCGCAGGTCGGCCTCGTGGGCGGCCGCGGTGAAGATGTGCCTGGGGTCGCTGGCCTCGTGGTCGCGGATCTGGCGCAGCGGCCAGAACGTGTGCGACAGCGCGCCGGACGCGATCAGCAGCACCTTGCGGTCGGTGGCGGCGATGCCGTCCGCGAGGGCGCGGCCCAGGCGAAGGCTGTCCTCGCTGTCCGCGGTCTGGCAGACGCCGATGGACATCCACCGCTTCTCCGGTACGCCCAGGTACGTCCACAGGTTCGTGGTGGCGTAGAAGATCGGCAGGTACGGGTCGTCGATCGGGGTGATCCAGGTGCCGTGCTTGTCGGCGTGCGCGGCGATCGCGTGGGCCAGCTCCGGGTCGCCGGGGAAGTCGTACGGCATGCGGCACATGCCGCGCGGCAGTTCCTCGGAGGTGAACAGGCCGGCGCGGCGGCTCTGCGCGGTCACCACGAACTCGACCGTGGTCGCCCAGTGCGAGTCGAGCACCACGACTGTGTCGTAGTCGAGGGTCTCGAACACCTCGGCGCGCAGCCGCTTCAGGCCCGGTACGAGGCTGATCTCCTTGCCCTCGTTGATCTCGCGCCGTTCGGCCTCGGGCAGCACGATCGTGGGTACGTGCGAGAGCAGGCCCGCACCGACGACCTCACCCATGGTTCCGCCATCCTTCCGGTGCCGTGACGGTGTTCTTGACGTCGCAGTAGAAGTCGAAGCTCCAGGTGCCGCCCTCGCGGCCGACGCCGGACTGCCGGGAGCCGCCGAACGGCGCCCGCAGGTCGCGGACGAAGAAGCAGTTGACCCAGACGGTGCCGGCGACCAACCGCGCGCTCACCCGGGCCGCCCGCGACGGATCCCCGGTGACGACCACGGCGGCGAGGCCGAACCGGGTGCCGTTGGCCAGCGCCACCGCCTCCTGCTCGGTGCCGAACGTCTGCAGGGTCAGCACCGGGCCGAAGATCTCCTCGGTGAGCGCCTCGGCGCCGGGTGGGAGCCCGGTCAGCAGCGTGGGCCGGTAGTACAGGCCGCCGAGGTCGGTGTTGGGGCCGCCGCCGACGGCCGCGCGGGCGCCGGAAGCGAGGGCCCGGCGTACGAAGCCGTCGACGCGGGCGAGGTGGTCGGCGTGGATGTTCGGGCCGATGTCGGTGTCCTCGTCGCGCGGGTCGCCCTGCCGCAGCGCGTGGACCCGGGCCACGAAGCGGGCGGTGAACTCGTCCGCGACCGCCGAGTCGACCAGCAGCCGGGTGCCGGACAGGCACACCTGCCCGGCGTTGTCGTACTGCTCGACGGCCAGGTCCACGGCCAGGTCGAGGTCGGCGTCGGCGAACACCAGCAGCGGCGACTTGCCACCCAGCTCGAAGCTGGTCGGCACCAGGTTCGCGGCGGCCGCGGCGGCGATGCGCCGGGCGGTCGGCACCGAGCCGGTGAAGCTGATCCGGCGTACGTCCGGGTGCCCGACCAGGGCGGCGCCGGCCTCCGCCCCGTACCCCTGGACCACGTTGAGCACGCCCGGCGGCAGGCCGGCCTCGGCGGCGATGTCGGCCAGCAGCGAGGCGGTCAGCGGCGACCATTCGGCCGGCTTGAGGACCACCGTGTTGCCGGCGGCCAGGGCCGGCGCGACCTTCCAGGTGGCCAGCATCAGCGGCGCGTTCCACGGCGTGATGAGCACGCACGGGCCGGCCGGGTCCCAGCTGACGTGGTTGGTGTGGCCGCGGGTGTCGAAGTCGTCGTGGCGCAGACCGGTGAGCCAGTCGGCGAAGAACCGGAAGTTGTGCGCGACCCGGGGCATCACTCCGCGCCGGTGCGAGCGCAGCAGCGCGCCGTTGTCGGTGGTCTCGACGATCGCGAGCTCCTCCAGGCGCTTGTCCACCCCGTCCGCGACGGCGTGCAGGATCCGGGCGCGCTCGTCGCGGCCGGTCGCCGCCCAGGCCGGGAACGCATCGCGAGCCGCGACGACCGCCGCGTGCGCCTCGTCCGCTCCGCCGCGCGCGACCTCGGCGAGCAGCGTGCCGTCGATCGGCGAACGGTCGGGGAACGTCTGCGCCGAGGCGACCCGTTCGCCCCCGATCCAGTGCCGCGTGTCCACCGCCACGCCTGCCACCGTGTTCATCCGCGCCTCCACATATCGTTTGGCTCCAAATAACATAGGCTAGAGTTTGGCTCCATAACAAGGAGGGGCTTCATGATCGATTGGATCCGGCTGGCCCGTACCCTCCAGCCGCCCACCAGCCACTACATCGACGGCGCCGACGAGGCCGGGGCGAACGGCGCCTTCGCCGTCGTCTCCCCCGCGACGGCCGCGCGGTCGCCGAGGTCGCGGACGCCGGCTCCGCCGAGGTCGACCTGGCGGTCGCCGCCGCCCGCCGCGCGTTCGACGCCGGCCCGTGGCCGCGCTGGTCACCCGCCGAGCGCGGCCGCGCCCTGCTCCGCCTCGCCGATCTCGTCGAGCGGGACCGGTCCGAGCTCGCGGTCACCATCAGCCTGGAGATGGGCAAGCCCATCACCGAGGCGTACGACATCGAGCTGCGCGCCGTCGTCAACACCTTCCGCTGGTACGGCCAGCTGGCCGACAAGCTGACCGACGAGTCCCCGCGTACGGCCGGCGACGCGCTCGCCCTGGTCACCCGGGAGCCCGCCGGGGTGGTCGCCGCCGTCGTGCCGTGGAACTTCCCGCTCACGCTGGCGTCCTGGAAGGTCGCGCCGGCCCTGGCCGCCGGCTGCACCGTCGTACTCAAGCCGTCCGAGCTGTCCCCGCTGTCCGCGCTGCGCCTGGCCCGGCTGGCCACCGAGGCGGGCCTGCCGCCCGGCGTGCTGAACGTCGTCGCCGGCGACGGGCCGACCGCCGGCCGCGCGCTGGGCCTGCACCCGGACGTCGACGTGCTCGCGTTCACCGGCTCGGCGGCGGTCGGCCGCCAGTTCCTGCGGTACGCCGCCGACTCCAACCTCAAGCGGGTCTGGCTGGAACTGGGCGGCAAGTCGCCCAACATCGTGCTGCCCGACGCGCCCGACCTGGACCGGGCCGCCGCGACCGCCGCCTGGGGCATCTTCTTCAACCAGGGCGAGATGTGCACCGCGCCGTCCCGGCTGCTCGTGCACCGTTCCATCGCGGAGCGGGTCACCGACGCCGTCGTCGCCCGCGCCGAGGCGCTGCGCATCGGCGACCCGCTGGACCCGGCCACCGAGCTCGGCGCGATGGTCGGCGAGGACCACCTGGCCCGGGTGCTCGGCCACGTCGCCGCCGGCCGGTCCGAGGGGGCCCGGCTGCGCACCGGCGGGACGCGGTGGGGCACGGCCGGCTCGTTCCTGCGGCCCACCGTGTTCGACCGGGTCGACCCCGGGATGCGGCTGGCCCGCGAGGAGATCTTCGGGCCGGTGCTGGCGGTGCTGGCGTTCGACACCGTCGAGGAGGCCGTACGCCTCGCCAACGCCACCG
This genomic stretch from Phytohabitans rumicis harbors:
- a CDS encoding YcxB family protein, with amino-acid sequence MQISVWVPYDEARLRRTLTFVLRPQTQRVRLIGVALVLLGLLLVALDPSVVLSYGVVFLGLFFAVAIGPITVSRAVGMQSNVIREGLHLTMDDEWITVTYPLAETRFRWAGLGKVIETRTPGT
- a CDS encoding FAD-dependent oxidoreductase, with amino-acid sequence MAERIAIVGASLGGLRAAEQLRAAGWTGEIVVIGAEPYMPYNRPPLSKEALAGAAPFDSLAFRPRASVADVTWRLGVKASTVDLTTRVLTLGDGEPLPFDGLVVATGLRPRRLPVPGPDQFRAGRGAISPN
- a CDS encoding ferredoxin translates to MRVVVDLAKCQDHGQCVFAAPEVFHLDDAGKLGFVAEPDGALRDAVEEAADVCPLQAIRIDG
- a CDS encoding 3,4-dihydroxyphenylacetate 2,3-dioxygenase is translated as MGEVVGAGLLSHVPTIVLPEAERREINEGKEISLVPGLKRLRAEVFETLDYDTVVVLDSHWATTVEFVVTAQSRRAGLFTSEELPRGMCRMPYDFPGDPELAHAIAAHADKHGTWITPIDDPYLPIFYATTNLWTYLGVPEKRWMSIGVCQTADSEDSLRLGRALADGIAATDRKVLLIASGALSHTFWPLRQIRDHEASDPRHIFTAAAHEADLRRIGWFEQGRHDLVLSTMPEFLKVKPEARFGHYLMMIGALGEQRCTAPGRLYSEYENAVGTGQVHVWFDRPPHGWS
- a CDS encoding aldehyde dehydrogenase, encoding MNTVAGVAVDTRHWIGGERVASAQTFPDRSPIDGTLLAEVARGGADEAHAAVVAARDAFPAWAATGRDERARILHAVADGVDKRLEELAIVETTDNGALLRSHRRGVMPRVAHNFRFFADWLTGLRHDDFDTRGHTNHVSWDPAGPCVLITPWNAPLMLATWKVAPALAAGNTVVLKPAEWSPLTASLLADIAAEAGLPPGVLNVVQGYGAEAGAALVGHPDVRRISFTGSVPTARRIAAAAAANLVPTSFELGGKSPLLVFADADLDLAVDLAVEQYDNAGQVCLSGTRLLVDSAVADEFTARFVARVHALRQGDPRDEDTDIGPNIHADHLARVDGFVRRALASGARAAVGGGPNTDLGGLYYRPTLLTGLPPGAEALTEEIFGPVLTLQTFGTEQEAVALANGTRFGLAAVVVTGDPSRAARVSARLVAGTVWVNCFFVRDLRAPFGGSRQSGVGREGGTWSFDFYCDVKNTVTAPEGWRNHG
- a CDS encoding aldehyde dehydrogenase yields the protein MDPAGPYPPAAHQPLHRRRRRGRGERRLRRRLPRDGRAVAEVADAGSAEVDLAVAAARRAFDAGPWPRWSPAERGRALLRLADLVERDRSELAVTISLEMGKPITEAYDIELRAVVNTFRWYGQLADKLTDESPRTAGDALALVTREPAGVVAAVVPWNFPLTLASWKVAPALAAGCTVVLKPSELSPLSALRLARLATEAGLPPGVLNVVAGDGPTAGRALGLHPDVDVLAFTGSAAVGRQFLRYAADSNLKRVWLELGGKSPNIVLPDAPDLDRAAATAAWGIFFNQGEMCTAPSRLLVHRSIAERVTDAVVARAEALRIGDPLDPATELGAMVGEDHLARVLGHVAAGRSEGARLRTGGTRWGTAGSFLRPTVFDRVDPGMRLAREEIFGPVLAVLAFDTVEEAVRLANATEYGLAAAVWTADLSTAHRVSRALRAGTVWVNCYEEGDLSVPFGGVKQSGHGRDKSAHALDKYMDLKTTWIQL